The Gemmatimonadota bacterium genome has a window encoding:
- the nusB gene encoding transcription antitermination factor NusB produces the protein MGRELALQSLYLSEQTGGDPGKALPGLPGWPLASEQARRFAEALIDRLLQHEEIVNGHITAVVRHWDRDRVARIDDCILRLGACELIAFLDIPTAVSINEAIELAKKYSTEQSGGFVNGVLDAVAARHFTAADQA, from the coding sequence CTGGGCCGTGAACTGGCGTTGCAGTCGCTTTATCTTTCCGAACAGACCGGGGGGGATCCCGGCAAGGCCCTTCCCGGGTTGCCCGGGTGGCCCTTGGCGTCCGAGCAAGCCCGGCGTTTCGCCGAGGCGCTGATCGATCGGCTGCTGCAGCACGAAGAGATTGTGAACGGCCACATCACCGCGGTGGTGCGGCACTGGGACCGGGACCGCGTGGCCCGCATCGACGACTGCATCCTCCGGCTGGGCGCCTGCGAACTCATCGCCTTTCTCGATATCCCGACGGCGGTATCCATCAACGAAGCGATCGAACTGGCCAAGAAGTACAGCACGGAACAGTCCGGCGGGTTCGTCAATGGCGTCCTGGACGCCGTGGCCGCGAGACATTTCACGGCGGCGG
- a CDS encoding 6,7-dimethyl-8-ribityllumazine synthase: MTRTIEGSVESGGDDRYAIVAGRFNGFITESLLKGALDGLHRHGVDENRIDVAWVPGAFEIPLVARNMAASGRYGAVICLGCVIRGATPHFDYVAGEAASGIAAAARDTGVPVIFGVLTTENLEQAIERAGTKAGNRGWDAALAALEMVDVMRKLGGPDGPGGPGGPGDPE, encoded by the coding sequence GTGACGAGAACCATTGAAGGCAGCGTGGAGAGCGGAGGAGACGACCGGTACGCCATCGTAGCCGGCCGTTTCAACGGGTTCATCACCGAGTCCCTGCTGAAAGGCGCGCTGGACGGGCTTCACCGCCACGGAGTGGATGAAAACCGGATCGACGTGGCCTGGGTGCCGGGCGCTTTCGAGATTCCCCTGGTAGCCCGGAACATGGCGGCAAGCGGGCGTTATGGCGCCGTGATCTGCCTGGGATGCGTCATCCGCGGCGCCACTCCCCACTTCGACTACGTGGCCGGGGAAGCGGCCAGCGGGATCGCCGCCGCGGCCCGGGACACCGGCGTGCCGGTGATCTTCGGCGTGCTGACCACGGAAAACCTCGAACAGGCCATCGAACGGGCGGGTACGAAGGCGGGCAACCGGGGTTGGGACGCCGCGCTGGCCGCCCTGGAAATGGTGGACGTGATGCGCAAGCTAGGCGGGCCGGACGGGCCAGGCGGACCAGGCGGACCAGGGGATCCGGAGTGA
- a CDS encoding bifunctional 3,4-dihydroxy-2-butanone-4-phosphate synthase/GTP cyclohydrolase II, whose amino-acid sequence MSSPFCSIPEAVEEIKSGHILIVIDDEDRENEGDFIMAAERTTPAAINFMARYGRGLICLPTTRERLEELKVPAMVGEEVNTALHSTRFTVSVDAVNGTTSGISAADRSETVQVFVRQGSRPEDLARPGHIFPLQAFDGGVLRRAGHTEATVDLVKLAGLYPAGVLCEIMDDDGSMARLPRLVEIANEHDLKIITIKDLIEYRRRSEKLVKRVVTTTIPSRHGEFESHLYEDQLTGDHHVALVKGHVDGEQNVLVRVHSQCLTGDVFGSMRCDCGEQLQQALKRISDEGSGVLLYMRQEGRGIGLANKLRAYALQDQGHDTVEANLALGLPVDARDYGIGSQILADLGLTTIRIMTNNPSKRFGIEGYGLEVTERVPLQTFPNCYNVGYLKTKRGKLGHLLDLEEPPDDVGFDSLL is encoded by the coding sequence ATGTCGTCCCCCTTTTGTTCCATCCCGGAAGCGGTCGAGGAGATCAAGTCCGGGCACATACTGATTGTCATAGACGACGAAGACCGCGAAAACGAAGGCGATTTCATCATGGCCGCCGAAAGAACGACTCCGGCGGCCATCAATTTCATGGCCCGGTACGGCCGTGGACTGATCTGCCTTCCGACCACGCGCGAACGCCTGGAAGAGCTGAAAGTGCCCGCTATGGTCGGCGAAGAGGTCAACACGGCGTTGCACAGCACGCGCTTCACCGTATCCGTCGATGCCGTGAATGGAACGACGTCGGGCATTTCGGCGGCGGACCGCTCCGAGACGGTCCAGGTGTTCGTCCGCCAGGGAAGCAGACCCGAGGACCTGGCGCGTCCGGGCCATATCTTTCCGCTGCAGGCCTTCGACGGCGGCGTGTTGCGCCGTGCCGGACACACCGAAGCCACGGTCGACCTGGTGAAACTGGCCGGCCTCTACCCCGCCGGCGTGCTCTGCGAGATCATGGACGACGACGGGTCCATGGCCCGCCTGCCCCGGCTGGTCGAGATCGCGAACGAGCACGACCTGAAGATCATTACGATCAAGGACCTGATCGAGTATCGCCGGCGCAGCGAGAAACTCGTCAAGCGGGTGGTCACGACGACTATCCCCAGCAGGCACGGGGAGTTCGAGTCCCACCTGTACGAGGACCAGTTGACCGGCGACCACCACGTCGCCCTGGTCAAGGGCCACGTGGACGGCGAGCAGAACGTGCTCGTCCGCGTGCACTCCCAGTGTCTCACGGGGGACGTTTTCGGATCCATGCGATGCGATTGCGGTGAACAGCTGCAGCAGGCGCTCAAGCGAATCAGCGACGAAGGCAGCGGCGTGCTCCTTTACATGCGCCAGGAGGGACGGGGCATCGGACTGGCCAACAAGCTCAGGGCCTACGCTCTTCAGGACCAGGGTCATGACACGGTGGAAGCGAACCTGGCGCTGGGCCTGCCCGTGGACGCGCGCGACTACGGGATCGGTTCCCAGATCCTGGCGGACCTTGGACTGACCACGATCCGGATCATGACCAACAACCCGTCGAAACGGTTCGGGATCGAGGGGTACGGACTCGAAGTGACCGAACGCGTCCCGCTGCAGACTTTTCCGAATTGTTACAACGTGGGATATCTCAAGACCAAGCGCGGAAAGCTGGGTCACCTGCTCGACCTTGAAGAGCCGCCGGACGACGTCGGATTCGACAGCCTGCTGTGA
- a CDS encoding riboflavin synthase: MFTGIVETTGVVRSLDRVAGENSSDDDACKNASGDNTSDDAGEAAGTSENLPGDDAGENASGGLRLTVEAPSMAPDFEQGASVAVNGVCLTVVETAGEAFSVEIVPETVSRTTFGSLKPGHQVNLERPLRLSDRIDGHLVQGHVDGVGRIAAREERDNSLWYEVEIPDDLTPFVIEKGSIALDGISLTIAGLTGSLAAVSIIPHTASITTFGGRQIGDKVNIEVDMIGRYVASLLHAGGDTSQGAHPGPSPITESWLKERM, translated from the coding sequence ATGTTCACGGGTATCGTTGAAACCACGGGCGTCGTCCGGTCGCTGGACCGGGTCGCGGGCGAAAACTCCTCGGACGACGACGCATGCAAGAATGCATCGGGCGACAACACGAGCGACGACGCTGGCGAGGCCGCGGGCACAAGCGAAAACTTACCGGGCGACGATGCAGGCGAGAATGCATCGGGCGGCCTCAGGCTGACCGTGGAGGCGCCGTCCATGGCGCCGGACTTCGAGCAGGGCGCCAGCGTCGCCGTCAACGGCGTCTGCCTGACCGTCGTGGAAACTGCCGGCGAGGCGTTTTCCGTGGAAATCGTCCCCGAAACGGTCTCCCGGACGACCTTCGGAAGCCTGAAGCCCGGGCACCAGGTCAACCTGGAGCGGCCGCTGCGTCTTTCGGACCGGATAGACGGCCACCTGGTCCAGGGGCACGTGGACGGCGTGGGACGCATCGCGGCGCGGGAAGAACGGGACAACAGCCTGTGGTACGAGGTGGAAATCCCGGACGATCTGACGCCCTTCGTCATCGAGAAAGGGTCCATCGCACTGGATGGAATAAGCTTGACAATCGCCGGTCTGACGGGTAGTTTGGCCGCCGTATCGATCATACCGCATACCGCGTCGATTACGACGTTCGGCGGCAGGCAGATCGGTGACAAAGTGAACATAGAAGTGGACATGATCGGCCGGTACGTCGCGTCTCTTTTGCATGCCGGCGGCGATACAAGCCAGGGAGCGCACCCGGGTCCGTCACCCATCACCGAATCCTGGTTGAAAGAACGCATGTAG
- the ribD gene encoding bifunctional diaminohydroxyphosphoribosylaminopyrimidine deaminase/5-amino-6-(5-phosphoribosylamino)uracil reductase RibD has product MTKSDHDAVFMRQALDLAAQGIGRTSPNPMVGSVVVRDGVVLGEGYYREYGGRHAEPQSLEEAGARARGGTLYVTLEPCCHQGSTPPCTEAIIASGIARVHVAMADPDRRVSGKGIERLRAAGMTVETGLLEAEARELNAAYVRHRESGQPYVLLKLAQTLDGRIATRNGHSKWITGEAARKRVHLMRSQADAVLVGIDTVLADDPRLTVRHVDGRQPRRIVLDSRARTPLDARVLNGEAPATVCVAEAAPADRVEGLKGTGAEVLVLPGGEGSIPITPLKSALGKAGIVTLMVEGGSRVAASFLRERAVDRIACFVAPRILGAGIPSIADLALDDLSKAIQLNDTRVEQLDGDLLVTGTPGYA; this is encoded by the coding sequence ATGACGAAATCGGACCATGACGCGGTATTCATGCGCCAGGCGCTGGACCTCGCGGCGCAGGGAATAGGGCGTACCAGTCCCAATCCCATGGTGGGTTCCGTGGTCGTCCGCGACGGCGTCGTCCTGGGCGAGGGCTACTACCGGGAGTACGGCGGGCGGCACGCCGAACCGCAGTCGCTCGAGGAGGCGGGAGCGCGTGCGCGGGGGGGCACGTTGTACGTTACCCTGGAGCCCTGCTGCCACCAGGGCAGTACGCCGCCGTGCACGGAAGCGATCATCGCATCGGGCATCGCCCGCGTCCACGTCGCTATGGCCGATCCGGACCGGCGCGTCTCCGGCAAGGGGATCGAGCGGCTGCGCGCCGCCGGCATGACCGTGGAGACGGGCCTGCTGGAAGCGGAAGCGCGGGAACTGAACGCGGCCTACGTGCGCCACCGGGAATCCGGCCAGCCCTACGTGCTGCTCAAGCTTGCCCAGACGCTGGACGGACGCATTGCCACGAGGAACGGCCATTCGAAGTGGATTACCGGGGAGGCCGCGCGGAAACGGGTTCACCTGATGCGCAGCCAGGCGGATGCTGTGCTCGTGGGCATCGACACCGTGCTGGCGGACGACCCGCGGCTCACGGTCCGGCACGTGGACGGCCGCCAGCCTCGCCGCATCGTGCTCGACAGCCGGGCCCGCACCCCGCTGGACGCTCGGGTATTGAACGGCGAAGCACCGGCGACGGTGTGCGTTGCGGAGGCCGCGCCCGCGGATCGGGTTGAGGGACTGAAAGGAACGGGTGCCGAGGTGCTGGTATTGCCTGGCGGGGAGGGGTCCATTCCTATAACACCGCTTAAATCGGCACTTGGAAAGGCAGGGATCGTGACCCTGATGGTAGAAGGCGGTAGCCGCGTGGCCGCTTCCTTCCTGCGGGAACGCGCCGTCGACCGGATCGCCTGCTTCGTTGCGCCGCGCATTCTGGGCGCGGGGATCCCATCGATCGCCGACCTGGCACTGGACGACCTTTCGAAGGCGATCCAGTTGAACGATACGCGGGTGGAACAACTGGACGGCGATCTACTTGTCACCGGCACGCCGGGGTACGCCTGA
- a CDS encoding branched-chain amino acid transaminase — protein sequence MATLPEAEYIWFNGKLVPWKDAKLHVLSHVVHYGSSFFEGMRCYKTNQGSAVFRLQEHVDRLFDSCKIYRVEIPYSPAEISDAVLETIRSNKHASCYVRPVVYRGYGLLSVDPLGCPVEVAIGTWDWGTYLGDDVLENGVDVCISSWTRPAPNTHPALSKAGGNYLNSQLIRMEAIENGYSEGIALNTDGLISEGSGENIFVVKEGRVITNSLTASVLGGITRNSVMTLAQDAGFEVVEQDIPREMLYIADEVFFVGSAVEVTPVRSIDRITVGAGYRGPVTKEIQDRFFAVTTGEGEDAHGWLTYV from the coding sequence ATGGCCACCCTGCCGGAGGCCGAATACATCTGGTTCAATGGGAAACTGGTACCCTGGAAAGACGCGAAGCTCCACGTGCTTTCCCACGTGGTGCACTACGGTTCGAGTTTCTTCGAAGGCATGCGCTGCTATAAGACGAATCAGGGCTCCGCGGTGTTCCGGCTCCAGGAGCACGTGGACAGGCTCTTCGACTCCTGCAAGATCTACCGGGTGGAAATCCCCTACTCCCCAGCGGAAATCAGCGATGCCGTCCTGGAGACCATCCGATCCAACAAGCACGCTTCCTGTTACGTCCGCCCCGTCGTATACCGCGGGTACGGCCTGCTGAGCGTCGACCCCCTGGGATGCCCCGTGGAAGTCGCCATCGGGACATGGGACTGGGGCACCTATCTAGGCGACGACGTACTGGAAAACGGCGTCGACGTGTGCATCTCGTCCTGGACCCGTCCCGCGCCAAATACCCACCCCGCCCTGTCCAAGGCCGGAGGTAACTACCTCAATTCCCAGCTCATCCGCATGGAAGCCATTGAGAACGGGTACAGCGAAGGCATTGCGCTGAACACCGATGGCCTGATCAGCGAAGGTAGCGGCGAGAACATCTTCGTCGTGAAGGAGGGCCGGGTCATCACGAACAGCCTGACGGCCTCGGTCCTCGGCGGCATCACCCGCAACTCCGTCATGACGCTCGCCCAGGACGCCGGGTTCGAGGTCGTCGAACAGGACATCCCCCGGGAAATGCTCTACATCGCCGACGAGGTGTTCTTCGTGGGCAGCGCCGTGGAGGTAACGCCGGTCCGGTCCATCGACCGCATCACGGTGGGTGCCGGGTACCGCGGTCCGGTCACGAAGGAGATCCAGGACCGGTTCTTCGCGGTCACCACCGGCGAGGGAGAGGATGCCCACGGCTGGCTGACCTACGTGTGA
- a CDS encoding AAA family ATPase, with product MLASIQTRGCEMTSYKAQNEPPTLRLARYLKEFVGLRTTTIRDIEQYDEFLWFGDMPQDHDCQSAAWTDDFDEDDPWLEVRKQQFEKVPAPPESAQPWVDKQALSKASHRFPPLHSTIVVPDDETVLEKDETPPLKSLSLIDHPEVSQAYERYRPRWEAWSKEHRRRKAIQRVYADLFRLHTQVLKQGEIVEVVLGLGFLDWRSKVNEKAIPIRRHVVVAQVDIEFNPDKGVIRICPPGDGARLQIEDDMLEAELRPDRTFYDIAESQLNEIGDDIWDKPQTHSMLKAWVGALNPNSQWTDSLIARESTTNDPVLSFAPALIMRKRTQIGMARIYDRLIEQLSHNNATVPKLWHGLIEDVEDSGNDIGQENGRYERADQHLDSSEVYFPLPANREQRRIVQAIDDRSGVLVQGPPGTGKSHTIVNLMCHLLANGKRLLITAETGRALRVLKEKLPVEIQPLCISLLGQGGDAFAELSKSVQGITTRQATYMPGDYKDRIDEIDQDLDNSRRRLAEIESELRSLREDETTVHSVADGIYLGTASAIAEQVAREKDKYKWLQLPREADTRPPVSNEDMISWLEIRRRYTDQQILEANKQIPSRDDVPSPTQFAASVNQEAEALKLYEQHEHMRSHEAYGPILSLPDNSREQLRSELEAVENQHHELRRQGGGWSQIAIQDLISGQQARWSTVLEVSGGCLPRIENLIQKVSARTVELPEGSDARKVLADAIAVIDYFKNGGKWKRFRVFTPKEVKDRTYLKDSVFVDGERASNTDNLEVVRDKLELELELADLHSVWNGVGVSSPEGISRLRFAELTERTSILRRCFEYTHGCDLLSQFMTNASPPVPVPDWISGQTQEYLDLIKATSVEEQLNETTSAVDSCARSLRSLQELHDVHPVVNVLLRAIEDRDVRSYSQGHTSVVSTEQTRLDQQRRMRVENLLASYVPSLVDCVSTSLDDEAWETRFRTWQSAWHWAITDSWLVKRSDFEYQRELWERQSEIEAGIGELLAEAAALRAWTYFFDRLSPKETAALKSWREAVRAMGKGTGKSAKMARLRQEARRYMAECREAIPVWVMPRYLVAEMVDPAPDRYDLVIVDEASQLGIESLFLFYIAKKMVVVGDDQQISPYGVGVPDAAISGMQQHYLSGIPHLHALSAQSSLYANAKIRFSQNIVLREHFRCMPEIIQFSNDLCYASNGTPLDPLRTYPANRLQPLVLRHVPEGYRRGRTQHAQNPPEADAVVSQIHACVKDPRYSGLTMGVISLQGEGQSKLIEQKLLETLDPEIIEERRLICGDAYAFQGDERNVVFLSMVAAPGEIRIGALTAESARQRFNVAASRAQDQLWLFHTANLDVLSDLCMRHRLLSYMLNPSRQSTDENEQRFESQFERDVYRCLTERGFHVRTQVCVGDPTNHRYRIDLVVEGMQGRLAVECDGDEWHGPERYEHDMARQRDLERAGWQFVRIRGSDFYRDRTRTMESVWSELERFGIEPGGIDKVATEPPLTANLNMDDVWSGPPTSPERTESSIGAVASELSVVPPAEELDRETTRRISGMSNSNACPPRIPYANFKGESGPDPRHASTAQVSDVLVQIINLEGPMLAKRSYDIYLRSCGIRRMGGPLKRAMNKALQHAIRSNYIVLEDESGKGGLTYSIARSANTSPVIVRERGPRSFDEIPPSELQFVGRWLLRNENEELERGSDDHLKAVLRCFDLKRLTTQVGLKLRNILNHHYPYVDVMLDGDDESTVKHNND from the coding sequence ATGTTGGCATCCATACAAACTCGTGGGTGCGAAATGACCTCCTATAAAGCCCAAAACGAGCCTCCAACCCTCAGGCTAGCTCGCTACCTAAAGGAATTTGTTGGACTCCGGACGACCACGATTCGCGACATTGAACAATACGACGAATTCCTCTGGTTCGGAGACATGCCTCAGGATCATGACTGCCAGAGTGCTGCTTGGACGGACGATTTCGACGAGGACGATCCATGGCTAGAGGTAAGAAAACAGCAGTTTGAAAAAGTGCCGGCACCTCCCGAGTCCGCCCAGCCATGGGTGGATAAACAGGCACTCTCAAAAGCATCACACAGATTTCCCCCGCTCCACTCAACCATAGTTGTACCAGACGACGAAACCGTTCTTGAAAAGGACGAAACCCCACCACTGAAGTCGCTATCACTTATCGATCATCCTGAAGTTTCACAAGCCTATGAGAGGTACCGGCCACGCTGGGAAGCTTGGTCAAAGGAACATCGTCGTCGGAAAGCGATACAACGTGTGTACGCCGATTTGTTTCGGTTGCATACACAGGTGCTGAAGCAAGGTGAGATAGTCGAGGTCGTCTTGGGGCTTGGTTTCTTGGACTGGCGTAGCAAAGTAAATGAAAAAGCTATACCCATCCGTCGTCACGTAGTCGTAGCACAAGTAGACATAGAGTTCAATCCGGATAAAGGTGTGATCAGAATTTGCCCTCCCGGTGACGGTGCCCGACTACAAATCGAAGATGATATGTTAGAAGCCGAACTCCGTCCTGATCGCACCTTCTACGACATAGCCGAAAGCCAACTGAATGAGATTGGAGATGATATTTGGGACAAACCGCAAACGCATTCTATGCTCAAAGCCTGGGTAGGGGCCCTGAATCCAAATTCCCAGTGGACGGACAGCCTTATCGCTCGGGAGAGCACAACGAATGACCCGGTTCTGAGTTTTGCTCCCGCGCTCATTATGCGTAAAAGAACCCAGATCGGTATGGCACGAATCTACGACAGGTTAATTGAACAGCTTTCTCATAATAACGCTACAGTACCAAAATTGTGGCATGGATTGATCGAGGACGTTGAAGACAGCGGAAACGACATTGGTCAAGAAAACGGTCGGTATGAAAGAGCCGATCAGCATTTAGACTCTTCCGAAGTCTACTTTCCCTTGCCCGCGAACAGGGAACAACGACGCATCGTACAAGCGATTGACGATCGATCCGGTGTACTCGTACAGGGACCGCCTGGGACCGGTAAAAGTCATACTATTGTCAACCTAATGTGCCATCTGCTGGCAAACGGCAAACGATTGTTGATCACTGCCGAGACCGGACGAGCCCTAAGGGTTCTCAAGGAAAAGCTCCCGGTGGAGATCCAGCCGTTATGCATCAGCCTTTTAGGGCAGGGTGGTGACGCGTTCGCGGAGCTGAGCAAGTCGGTGCAAGGGATTACGACACGGCAAGCCACCTATATGCCGGGCGATTACAAAGACAGAATCGATGAAATCGACCAAGATCTCGACAATTCTCGTCGTCGCCTGGCAGAAATTGAGTCTGAACTACGCAGTCTCCGCGAGGACGAAACAACCGTCCATTCGGTTGCTGACGGAATCTATCTCGGGACGGCGTCGGCTATCGCAGAACAAGTGGCTCGAGAAAAAGATAAGTATAAGTGGCTACAGTTACCCCGAGAAGCAGACACAAGACCGCCTGTTTCAAATGAAGATATGATCTCATGGCTCGAAATCCGACGAAGGTACACTGACCAACAGATATTGGAAGCCAATAAACAGATTCCTTCGAGAGATGACGTACCATCCCCGACTCAATTCGCCGCTTCAGTCAACCAAGAAGCAGAAGCACTCAAGCTGTACGAGCAACACGAGCACATGCGATCTCACGAGGCGTATGGCCCGATCCTCTCACTACCTGACAACTCGCGGGAGCAACTGCGGTCAGAATTGGAGGCGGTTGAAAATCAACATCACGAACTGAGACGGCAAGGAGGGGGATGGAGTCAGATCGCAATTCAAGATCTGATTTCGGGTCAACAAGCCCGCTGGAGTACTGTTCTCGAAGTAAGTGGCGGATGTCTACCAAGAATCGAGAACTTGATCCAGAAGGTCAGTGCCCGAACGGTGGAATTGCCTGAAGGCAGCGATGCCAGGAAGGTGCTTGCCGACGCGATTGCTGTGATCGACTACTTCAAGAACGGTGGTAAGTGGAAGCGATTTCGTGTCTTTACGCCAAAAGAAGTAAAGGATCGCACCTATTTGAAAGACAGTGTTTTTGTCGATGGAGAACGTGCTTCGAATACCGATAATCTAGAGGTTGTCCGCGATAAACTGGAACTGGAATTAGAGTTGGCAGATCTTCATTCGGTTTGGAACGGGGTTGGCGTGTCGTCCCCTGAAGGTATTAGCCGCTTGAGGTTTGCCGAACTAACGGAGCGAACTTCAATTCTTAGGCGGTGCTTCGAGTACACGCACGGCTGCGATCTCCTCTCGCAATTCATGACCAACGCGTCACCACCCGTACCAGTGCCGGATTGGATCAGTGGCCAAACGCAGGAATACCTTGACTTGATTAAAGCGACATCCGTCGAGGAACAACTCAACGAAACAACGAGCGCAGTCGACTCATGTGCAAGAAGTCTTAGAAGTCTACAGGAATTACATGATGTCCATCCTGTGGTTAATGTACTTCTACGCGCAATAGAAGACCGAGATGTTCGTTCATACAGCCAGGGTCATACAAGTGTTGTTTCAACTGAACAAACTCGATTGGATCAACAGCGGCGGATGCGTGTAGAGAACTTGCTCGCCAGTTATGTTCCCAGCCTTGTGGACTGTGTTTCAACGAGTCTCGATGATGAAGCCTGGGAGACTCGTTTTCGAACATGGCAGTCGGCATGGCATTGGGCTATAACTGACTCATGGCTCGTTAAACGTTCGGATTTTGAATACCAACGAGAACTTTGGGAGCGACAAAGTGAGATTGAAGCTGGAATCGGTGAGCTTCTAGCGGAAGCGGCCGCTCTCCGTGCGTGGACGTATTTCTTCGACCGTCTCTCTCCCAAAGAGACCGCAGCCCTTAAAAGCTGGCGGGAAGCCGTTCGAGCCATGGGAAAGGGCACGGGTAAATCAGCCAAGATGGCACGTTTACGACAGGAAGCGCGACGATATATGGCCGAATGCCGTGAAGCGATTCCTGTCTGGGTCATGCCTCGCTATTTGGTAGCTGAAATGGTTGATCCCGCACCTGACCGCTACGATCTTGTAATCGTGGACGAGGCGAGCCAGTTAGGAATAGAAAGCCTCTTTTTGTTCTATATTGCGAAAAAAATGGTGGTGGTCGGGGACGATCAGCAAATCAGTCCGTACGGCGTAGGCGTACCCGATGCCGCGATCTCAGGGATGCAGCAGCACTATCTCTCGGGTATCCCACATCTTCATGCGCTCTCAGCTCAGAGCAGTTTGTATGCTAATGCCAAAATCCGGTTTAGTCAGAACATCGTGTTGCGCGAACACTTCCGTTGTATGCCTGAGATAATTCAGTTCTCGAATGATCTTTGTTATGCGAGCAACGGAACACCTCTTGATCCTTTGCGTACCTATCCAGCGAATCGTCTACAGCCGCTCGTACTACGTCATGTTCCAGAAGGCTATCGACGCGGACGTACGCAACATGCACAAAATCCGCCCGAAGCGGACGCCGTCGTTAGCCAAATACATGCATGCGTCAAAGATCCCCGTTACAGTGGGTTGACTATGGGGGTCATTAGCCTTCAGGGTGAAGGACAGTCCAAGTTAATAGAACAGAAACTTTTGGAAACACTAGACCCCGAGATCATTGAAGAACGTCGTCTTATCTGTGGAGACGCCTATGCTTTCCAAGGAGACGAGCGCAACGTTGTCTTCTTAAGCATGGTCGCTGCACCTGGAGAGATTAGGATCGGTGCGTTAACGGCCGAATCGGCACGGCAGCGTTTCAATGTTGCTGCAAGCAGAGCACAGGATCAACTTTGGCTTTTTCATACGGCTAATCTCGATGTGCTAAGTGATTTGTGCATGCGTCATCGTCTACTGAGCTACATGTTAAATCCATCACGCCAGTCTACTGATGAAAACGAACAACGTTTCGAATCCCAATTTGAGCGAGATGTATATCGTTGCCTTACCGAACGAGGTTTTCATGTACGTACCCAGGTCTGCGTAGGTGACCCAACTAATCACAGGTATCGAATCGATCTTGTTGTGGAAGGTATGCAAGGACGACTTGCGGTTGAGTGCGACGGTGATGAATGGCATGGGCCCGAGCGGTATGAACATGACATGGCTAGACAACGTGATCTCGAACGAGCCGGGTGGCAATTCGTTCGTATTCGTGGAAGCGATTTCTACCGAGACCGTACGCGGACTATGGAGTCGGTCTGGAGCGAATTGGAACGGTTCGGTATCGAACCCGGTGGAATCGATAAAGTTGCAACTGAACCTCCACTAACGGCAAACCTGAATATGGACGACGTTTGGTCAGGTCCACCAACCTCACCCGAAAGGACAGAATCTTCGATTGGTGCAGTAGCATCGGAACTCTCTGTTGTACCGCCAGCAGAAGAGTTAGATCGAGAGACGACTCGACGAATTTCTGGTATGTCGAACTCAAACGCCTGCCCGCCACGAATACCCTATGCTAACTTTAAAGGCGAAAGTGGACCCGATCCACGACATGCTAGTACTGCGCAAGTATCGGATGTTCTTGTACAGATCATAAATTTAGAGGGACCAATGCTTGCGAAACGATCTTACGACATCTATCTACGTAGTTGCGGGATCCGCAGGATGGGAGGCCCACTCAAACGTGCAATGAATAAGGCCTTGCAGCACGCAATTCGAAGCAACTACATCGTTTTGGAGGACGAATCGGGCAAAGGTGGTCTCACGTATTCGATTGCTCGCTCAGCGAACACATCTCCAGTTATCGTTCGCGAACGAGGTCCGCGTTCCTTTGATGAAATCCCACCGAGCGAACTCCAGTTTGTCGGGAGATGGTTGCTAAGAAACGAAAATGAGGAACTCGAGCGAGGATCAGATGATCATTTGAAGGCTGTACTTCGATGCTTTGATTTGAAACGACTTACAACTCAGGTAGGACTGAAATTGCGAAATATCTTGAATCACCATTATCCCTATGTAGATGTAATGTTAGATGGCGATGATGAAAGCACAGTTAAGCACAACAACGATTAG